One stretch of Natronobacterium gregoryi SP2 DNA includes these proteins:
- a CDS encoding ArsR/SmtB family transcription factor, whose amino-acid sequence MDDSTDNGTILGLLSDDYAREILQALSEDPATAEELTDRCSGSKVTVYRRLNDLEENSLVSATTDISRDGHHCKVYRNALSEVTVSITGDGPEVEVVRTGGRQ is encoded by the coding sequence GTGGATGACTCTACCGACAACGGGACGATTCTCGGCCTCCTCAGCGACGACTACGCTCGCGAAATTCTGCAGGCACTTTCCGAGGACCCAGCCACGGCAGAGGAGTTGACCGATCGGTGCAGCGGATCGAAAGTGACGGTCTACCGGCGACTCAACGACCTCGAGGAGAACAGTCTCGTGAGCGCGACGACCGACATCAGTCGCGACGGCCACCACTGCAAGGTCTATCGAAACGCCCTCAGCGAAGTGACGGTGTCGATCACCGGGGACGGGCCAGAAGTAGAAGTCGTTCGAACGGGCGGCAGACAGTAA
- a CDS encoding MutS-related protein yields MDLESIPGVGEKTARALSELDDPERALREGDVATIATAPGINQGRAVRIARGAIRAKHDDPGGFLATDRAREIYREVLGLLKERTVTDYAAQRVETFYPSPRRPRIEEVREFTSDAVDRDASAEVLTALADVEPLAQPGDVRVRERCLATADAERYSEAREAIPELSVEIVEDAQGLAELARGYSTVIAIDESFSGVTIEGDVQVRPDALETPAEIVPERPLAFFARNRDRIQAAIEVHRVAGLEADADTDADLDALEAGLAQLGEDGTVAGDAELDRLTTALDDLEAAASTAESIANDRLREAIGEEDVTIEGADLLSLVERGAGIDSLLSRELADEYAVAVEDARDHLADALDLDTGEAEIARRAFGDEPTFPVERDENVVNRLREELTAAKERRAGRLKRELAADLADQRETARTLVREALELDVELAVARFAEDFACTMPKFDWEADTGFAIDGGQSPVLEEPLEEIDPVDYEVSGVTLLSGVNSGGKTSLLDLIASAVVLAHMGLPVPADDARLRRFDDLHYHAKTQGTLDAGAFESTVREFADLAQSGEGSLVLVDELESITEPGASAKIIAGILEALSENDATAVFVSHLAGEIREMAAFDVTVDGIEAVGLIDGELEVNRSPVKDHLARSTPELIVEKLATDADEAATNGGEETAASPAFYDRLLEKFE; encoded by the coding sequence ATGGACCTCGAGTCGATCCCGGGCGTCGGCGAGAAGACCGCCAGGGCACTGTCGGAACTCGACGACCCCGAGCGCGCGCTCCGGGAGGGAGACGTCGCGACGATCGCGACTGCCCCCGGTATCAACCAGGGTCGAGCCGTCCGCATCGCCCGCGGAGCGATCCGGGCGAAACACGACGATCCTGGCGGCTTCCTCGCGACCGATCGCGCGCGAGAAATCTACCGGGAGGTCCTCGGCCTGCTCAAAGAGCGGACGGTTACCGACTACGCCGCCCAGCGCGTCGAGACGTTCTATCCGAGCCCGCGCCGACCACGGATCGAGGAGGTCCGAGAGTTTACCAGCGACGCCGTCGATCGCGACGCCAGTGCCGAGGTTCTCACGGCACTGGCAGACGTCGAACCACTGGCCCAGCCCGGCGACGTCCGCGTCCGCGAGCGCTGCCTGGCAACGGCCGACGCCGAACGCTACAGCGAGGCTCGCGAGGCGATCCCGGAACTTTCCGTCGAAATCGTCGAGGACGCACAGGGACTCGCTGAACTTGCCCGGGGCTACTCGACGGTGATCGCGATCGACGAGTCGTTCTCGGGCGTCACGATCGAGGGCGACGTCCAGGTCAGACCCGACGCCCTCGAGACTCCCGCCGAGATCGTCCCCGAGCGCCCGCTTGCCTTCTTTGCACGTAATCGGGATCGCATCCAGGCGGCGATCGAGGTTCACCGTGTCGCCGGCCTCGAGGCCGACGCCGACACCGACGCCGACCTCGATGCGCTCGAGGCGGGGCTCGCACAACTCGGCGAGGACGGCACTGTCGCCGGTGACGCGGAACTCGACCGGCTGACGACTGCACTCGATGACCTCGAGGCGGCCGCGAGTACGGCAGAGAGCATCGCCAACGACCGTCTCCGGGAAGCGATCGGCGAGGAAGACGTTACCATCGAGGGCGCTGACCTGCTCTCGCTGGTCGAACGGGGTGCAGGCATCGACTCGCTGCTCTCGCGGGAACTCGCCGACGAGTACGCTGTCGCCGTCGAGGACGCCCGCGACCACCTGGCCGACGCGCTCGATCTCGACACGGGTGAGGCCGAGATCGCTCGCCGTGCGTTCGGCGACGAGCCGACGTTCCCGGTCGAACGGGACGAGAACGTCGTGAATCGACTGCGAGAGGAACTCACCGCGGCGAAAGAACGACGCGCCGGTCGACTCAAACGCGAACTCGCCGCCGACCTCGCCGACCAGCGCGAGACCGCACGCACGCTCGTCCGGGAGGCACTCGAACTCGACGTCGAACTCGCCGTCGCCCGCTTTGCCGAGGACTTCGCGTGTACGATGCCCAAGTTCGACTGGGAGGCCGACACCGGATTTGCGATCGACGGCGGCCAGTCGCCGGTGCTTGAGGAACCACTCGAGGAGATCGATCCTGTCGACTACGAGGTCTCCGGCGTCACCCTCCTGTCGGGGGTCAACAGCGGTGGGAAGACCTCGCTGCTGGATCTGATCGCAAGCGCCGTCGTACTGGCCCACATGGGACTACCCGTGCCGGCCGACGACGCCCGCCTGCGGCGGTTCGACGACCTCCACTACCACGCCAAGACACAGGGAACGCTGGACGCCGGTGCGTTCGAGTCGACCGTCCGGGAGTTTGCGGATCTCGCCCAGAGCGGCGAGGGATCGCTCGTCCTCGTCGACGAACTCGAGAGCATCACCGAACCCGGTGCCAGCGCGAAGATCATCGCCGGCATCTTGGAGGCACTCTCCGAGAACGACGCGACCGCAGTGTTCGTTTCCCACCTCGCGGGCGAGATCCGGGAGATGGCCGCCTTCGACGTGACCGTCGACGGGATCGAGGCCGTCGGACTGATCGACGGCGAACTCGAGGTGAACCGATCGCCGGTCAAAGACCACCTCGCGCGGTCGACGCCGGAACTGATCGTCGAGAAGTTGGCGACGGACGCGGACGAAGCGGCGACCAACGGCGGCGAAGAGACGGCCGCTTCGCCCGCATTCTACGATCGACTGCTCGAGAAGTTCGAGTGA
- a CDS encoding YIP1 family protein, protein MLDAARQFLPDLLVRPSQFFEEHRPAETLPIAIGIVVVLAIVCVAAVFLIGSMLAGAVAGTVTVDNPDRPPEPFCNGAGAAIGGDRGCDEPETIERDAGELIQDEVTEYVGYALLAPFLMWVLGGVVLFGAVRLANGAPSLSGAYALAGWAALPELVRVLAGLAVIQYVLSDLTITTLESAPAILESALAPFGPVLAIATLLVTLWQWFLLTGGLEADADLSRTAAAVAAGVPLAILLVASL, encoded by the coding sequence ATGCTCGATGCCGCCCGCCAGTTCCTCCCCGACTTGCTGGTCCGTCCCTCGCAGTTCTTCGAGGAGCACCGCCCCGCCGAGACGCTTCCGATAGCGATCGGAATCGTGGTCGTCCTGGCTATCGTCTGCGTCGCGGCCGTCTTTCTGATCGGATCGATGCTCGCCGGTGCTGTCGCAGGGACCGTAACGGTCGACAACCCCGACCGACCGCCAGAACCGTTCTGTAACGGAGCCGGAGCGGCAATTGGGGGCGACCGCGGCTGTGACGAACCCGAGACGATCGAACGCGACGCCGGCGAACTCATTCAGGACGAAGTGACCGAATACGTCGGATACGCGCTCCTCGCGCCGTTTCTCATGTGGGTGCTCGGCGGCGTCGTCCTCTTTGGCGCGGTCCGACTGGCGAACGGAGCCCCATCACTCTCTGGAGCGTACGCACTCGCCGGCTGGGCAGCACTGCCGGAACTCGTCAGGGTCCTCGCCGGGCTGGCTGTCATCCAGTACGTACTGTCCGACCTGACGATCACCACCCTCGAGAGCGCGCCCGCGATTCTCGAGTCGGCGCTCGCGCCGTTTGGACCGGTTCTCGCAATCGCGACGCTGCTCGTTACTCTCTGGCAGTGGTTCCTGCTCACCGGCGGTCTCGAAGCCGACGCCGACCTGTCGCGAACCGCGGCGGCGGTCGCGGCCGGCGTTCCGCTGGCGATACTGCTCGTTGCCTCGTTGTAG
- a CDS encoding DUF4397 domain-containing protein, which yields MPVSRRTALKTIGFAGGFTVASGTAFAKEHDDHPKEKPEEPVKDDRPVDAAFVRVAHFSPDAPNVDIFVDGAPVLRDVAYSDISPYLELEPGTYTVAITAAGDPDTVVFEDEVAAEAAFYTIAAIGELEAETFRPEILVDADPLPEDGEDAAFVRVAHFSPDAPAVDVWADDAPLVENVSFGDVSGYLAVPAGSYTLSIRPAGDPDTIVASFDVDLAAGTVYTGYAIGYLESPTDVTDRDFTVELAVDGEPSVDEKEPADEPKKDPEPDEKAAVDDKEKATTEKQC from the coding sequence ATGCCAGTATCACGACGAACGGCGCTCAAGACGATCGGTTTCGCAGGCGGCTTCACGGTCGCCAGCGGAACCGCATTCGCCAAGGAACACGACGACCATCCGAAAGAAAAGCCAGAAGAGCCAGTCAAAGACGACCGGCCGGTCGACGCGGCGTTCGTTCGCGTCGCCCACTTCTCGCCCGATGCACCGAACGTTGACATCTTCGTCGACGGCGCACCAGTACTCCGAGACGTCGCGTACAGCGATATTTCGCCGTACCTCGAGCTCGAGCCCGGGACGTACACGGTCGCGATCACGGCTGCTGGAGACCCCGACACCGTCGTCTTCGAGGACGAGGTCGCAGCCGAGGCGGCGTTCTACACGATCGCGGCGATCGGCGAACTCGAGGCCGAGACGTTCCGACCGGAGATTCTCGTCGACGCGGACCCGCTCCCAGAAGACGGCGAGGACGCGGCGTTCGTCCGGGTCGCACACTTCTCGCCTGATGCGCCAGCCGTCGATGTCTGGGCCGACGACGCGCCGCTAGTCGAGAACGTCTCCTTCGGCGACGTCTCCGGGTATCTCGCGGTTCCCGCCGGCTCGTACACCCTCTCGATCCGGCCCGCGGGTGATCCCGACACGATCGTGGCGTCGTTCGATGTCGACCTCGCGGCCGGAACGGTCTACACCGGCTACGCGATCGGCTACCTCGAGTCACCCACGGACGTCACCGATCGGGACTTCACCGTCGAATTGGCGGTCGACGGGGAGCCGTCCGTCGACGAGAAAGAGCCAGCCGACGAACCGAAAAAAGACCCCGAGCCGGACGAGAAGGCGGCTGTCGACGACAAAGAGAAGGCGACGACCGAGAAGCAGTGTTAG
- the uvrB gene encoding excinuclease ABC subunit UvrB has protein sequence MSDSRGPLQPDRPDIDRPFEVDAPFEPAGDQPEAIEQLAEGFRQGIDKQTLLGVTGSGKTNTVSWTVEEIQQPTLVIAHNKTLAAQLYEEFRNLFPENAVEYFVSYYDYYQPEAYVEQTDTYIDKDASINDEIDRLRHSATRSLLTREDVIVVASVSAIYGLGDPRNYVDMSLRLEVGQQVGRDELLARLVDLNYERNDVDFTQGTFRVRGDTIEIYPMYGRYAVRVELWGDEIDRMVKVDPLEGTTQGDQQAVLIHPAEHYSIPETKLERAMEEIRDDLDERISYFERQGDMIAAQRIEERTTFDLEMMQETGYCSGIENYSVYLSDRESGAAPYTLLDYFPDDFLTVVDESHQTIPQIRGQYEGDKSRKDSLVENGFRLPTAYDNRPLTFDEFEKKTDQTLYVSATPGDYEHEHSDQIVEQIVRPTHLVDPEIEVSPASGQIDDLMDRIDERIERDERTLVTTLTKRMAEDLTEYLEEAGVDVEYMHDETDTLERHEIIRSLRLGEIDVLVGINLLREGLDIPEVSLVAILDADQEGFLRSETTLVQTMGRAARNVNGEVILYADDPSNAMESAIEETQRRRKIQQEYNEEHGFEPTTIEKEVGETNLPGSKTETTQVSGRSIDDEDEAARYVAELEDRMEEAASNLEFELAADIRDRIREVREEFDLESEADDGIAPPTEEF, from the coding sequence ATGAGTGACTCTCGAGGGCCGCTACAGCCGGACCGTCCCGACATCGACCGTCCGTTCGAGGTCGATGCGCCGTTCGAGCCGGCGGGCGACCAGCCCGAGGCGATCGAACAGCTGGCCGAGGGCTTCCGGCAGGGGATAGACAAGCAAACCCTGCTAGGCGTGACCGGCTCGGGCAAGACCAACACCGTCTCGTGGACGGTCGAGGAGATCCAGCAGCCGACGCTGGTGATCGCTCACAACAAGACACTCGCCGCCCAGTTGTACGAGGAGTTCCGGAACCTCTTCCCCGAGAACGCCGTCGAGTACTTCGTCTCCTACTACGACTACTACCAGCCCGAGGCCTACGTCGAACAGACCGACACCTACATCGACAAGGACGCCTCGATCAACGACGAGATCGACCGCCTTCGCCACTCGGCGACCCGTTCGCTTCTCACCCGGGAAGACGTCATCGTCGTCGCCTCGGTGTCAGCCATCTACGGGCTCGGTGACCCACGCAACTACGTCGACATGTCCCTGCGCCTCGAGGTCGGCCAGCAGGTCGGCCGTGACGAACTGCTAGCGCGGTTGGTAGACCTCAACTACGAGCGCAACGACGTCGACTTCACGCAGGGCACGTTTCGCGTGCGAGGCGACACGATCGAGATTTATCCGATGTACGGCCGCTATGCGGTGCGTGTCGAACTGTGGGGCGACGAGATCGACCGCATGGTGAAAGTCGATCCGCTCGAGGGGACCACCCAGGGCGACCAGCAGGCCGTCCTCATTCACCCGGCGGAGCACTACTCGATTCCGGAGACGAAACTCGAGCGGGCGATGGAGGAGATTCGCGACGATCTGGACGAGCGCATCTCCTATTTCGAGCGCCAGGGCGACATGATCGCCGCCCAGCGCATCGAGGAGCGGACGACGTTCGACCTCGAGATGATGCAGGAGACGGGCTACTGTTCGGGGATCGAGAACTACTCCGTCTACCTCTCGGATCGTGAGTCCGGAGCAGCTCCGTACACCCTGCTCGATTACTTCCCCGACGACTTCCTCACCGTCGTCGACGAGTCTCACCAGACGATCCCCCAGATCCGCGGCCAGTACGAGGGCGACAAGTCACGCAAAGACTCGCTGGTCGAGAACGGGTTCCGGCTGCCGACGGCGTACGACAACCGCCCGCTGACTTTCGACGAGTTCGAGAAAAAAACCGACCAGACGCTGTACGTCTCCGCGACGCCGGGCGACTACGAGCACGAGCACAGCGATCAGATCGTCGAACAGATTGTTCGACCGACACACCTCGTCGACCCCGAAATCGAGGTCTCGCCGGCCAGCGGCCAGATCGACGACCTGATGGACCGCATCGACGAGCGCATCGAACGCGACGAACGCACGCTGGTGACGACGCTCACGAAACGAATGGCCGAAGACCTCACGGAGTATCTCGAGGAGGCCGGCGTCGACGTCGAGTACATGCACGACGAGACCGACACGCTCGAGCGCCACGAGATCATCCGGTCGCTCCGATTGGGAGAGATCGACGTTCTGGTGGGGATCAACCTTCTGCGGGAGGGTCTGGACATCCCCGAGGTCTCGCTGGTGGCGATTCTCGACGCCGACCAGGAAGGCTTTCTCCGCAGCGAGACGACCCTCGTCCAGACGATGGGCCGAGCAGCGCGAAACGTCAACGGCGAGGTGATCCTCTACGCCGACGACCCCTCGAACGCGATGGAGTCGGCTATCGAGGAGACCCAGCGACGCCGGAAAATCCAGCAGGAGTACAACGAGGAACACGGCTTCGAACCGACCACGATCGAGAAGGAGGTCGGCGAGACGAATCTCCCCGGCAGCAAGACCGAAACAACGCAGGTCTCCGGACGTTCGATCGACGACGAAGACGAAGCCGCCCGCTACGTCGCCGAACTCGAAGACCGGATGGAAGAGGCCGCGAGCAACCTCGAGTTCGAACTCGCGGCCGACATTCGGGATCGGATTCGGGAAGTGCGTGAGGAGTTCGACCTCGAGAGCGAGGCAGACGACGGGATCGCACCGCCGACCGAAGAGTTCTAA
- a CDS encoding IS4 family transposase has protein sequence MESVYNPPDSVVVNRIQRAFPSDELRERARATNLIQRERKLDVVALFYTLSLGFAAGSDRSIQAFLERYVEMADCDELSYATFHGWFKPGFVALLREILDDAIENLDTGQTELTGRLERFRDVLIVDATIISLYQDAKDVYALDDDRAGAKLHLTESLSTGLPTRFQTTDASTHERSQLPTGEWVAGALILFDLGYYDFWLFDRIDANGGWFVSRVKENADFEIVEELRTWRGNSIPLEGKSLQAVLDDLQRQEIDVQITLSFDRKRGSGASTTRTFRLVGVRNDDSDEYHLYLTNLDREDYRAPDIAQLYRARWEIELLFKELKSRFDLDEINTTDAYIIEALIIMAALSLLMSRVIVDELQKLDATQRDRADDAAASSTRLPRRRCSHAVERHAHLIQLYLMLDLGYELPDLDSLLLWSSRDPNPHRPRLREQVESGEFW, from the coding sequence GTGGAGAGTGTGTACAACCCACCGGACTCAGTAGTTGTGAACCGAATTCAAAGAGCGTTTCCATCCGATGAGTTGCGCGAGCGTGCTCGCGCAACGAATCTCATCCAGCGAGAGCGGAAACTCGACGTCGTCGCCCTATTTTACACGCTTTCCCTCGGCTTCGCTGCCGGATCTGATCGATCCATTCAGGCGTTTCTCGAACGCTACGTCGAGATGGCTGACTGTGACGAACTCTCGTATGCAACGTTTCACGGCTGGTTCAAACCGGGATTCGTTGCACTCCTTCGAGAGATTCTCGATGACGCCATCGAGAATCTCGACACGGGCCAAACCGAGCTGACCGGACGTCTCGAACGATTTCGAGACGTCCTCATCGTTGATGCGACGATCATCTCGCTTTATCAAGACGCCAAAGATGTCTACGCACTCGATGACGACCGAGCCGGGGCGAAACTCCATCTCACCGAATCGCTCTCGACGGGGCTTCCGACGCGATTCCAAACAACCGACGCGAGCACTCACGAACGGAGCCAGCTACCCACCGGCGAGTGGGTAGCTGGCGCCCTCATCCTGTTCGATCTCGGCTACTACGATTTCTGGCTGTTCGACCGCATTGACGCCAATGGCGGCTGGTTCGTCTCTCGCGTCAAGGAAAATGCAGACTTCGAGATTGTCGAGGAACTCCGTACGTGGCGCGGCAACAGCATTCCGCTAGAAGGCAAGTCGCTGCAGGCCGTCCTCGACGACCTGCAGCGACAGGAAATCGACGTACAGATCACGCTCTCGTTCGACCGCAAACGAGGGTCGGGCGCCAGCACGACCCGAACCTTCCGATTGGTCGGCGTTCGCAACGACGACAGCGACGAGTACCATCTGTACCTGACGAACCTGGACAGAGAGGACTACCGCGCGCCCGATATCGCACAGCTCTATCGGGCGCGCTGGGAGATCGAACTGCTGTTCAAAGAACTTAAATCACGGTTCGATTTGGACGAGATCAACACGACCGACGCTTACATCATCGAGGCGCTGATCATCATGGCAGCACTCTCGCTGTTGATGAGCCGGGTTATCGTCGACGAACTCCAAAAACTGGACGCAACCCAGCGAGACCGCGCCGACGACGCCGCGGCGTCGTCGACGCGGCTCCCTCGACGACGCTGTTCACACGCCGTCGAACGGCACGCGCACCTGATCCAGTTGTACCTGATGCTTGATCTGGGGTACGAACTACCGGATCTTGATTCGTTGTTGCTGTGGTCGTCACGAGATCCAAATCCACATCGTCCGAGGTTACGTGAACAGGTAGAGTCAGGCGAGTTCTGGTAG
- a CDS encoding universal stress protein: MIDPDHVLVPTLGRPNEDKALAYALETFPDAAVTLLTVVTPLDAPLSEGGVLERDEKRTRRARRHSNDLLESIDTPARERVHLETVEGRPGTVVPKYASAENVDHVVMYGHGVETSSFMRRFHPF, encoded by the coding sequence GTGATCGATCCGGACCACGTCCTCGTGCCGACGCTCGGCCGGCCTAACGAAGACAAAGCGCTCGCCTACGCCCTCGAGACGTTCCCAGACGCTGCCGTCACGCTGCTTACCGTCGTGACACCGCTGGACGCTCCCCTCAGCGAAGGCGGTGTTCTCGAGCGCGACGAGAAACGGACGAGGCGGGCGCGACGCCACTCGAACGACCTGCTCGAGTCGATCGACACCCCTGCCCGGGAGCGGGTCCACCTCGAGACCGTCGAGGGACGGCCCGGCACCGTCGTCCCGAAATACGCAAGCGCCGAGAACGTCGACCACGTCGTCATGTACGGCCACGGAGTGGAGACGAGCAGCTTTATGCGCCGATTCCATCCGTTCTAG
- a CDS encoding ATP-dependent DNA helicase: MNVEELSGLPPGAIEHFRQEGIEELYPPQTAAVESGATAGENLVAAVPTASGKTMIAALSMLSAIERGGKALYIVPLRALASEKKAEFEAYEGFGITVGVTTGNYESTSDWLATKDIVVATSEKVDSLVRNGADWLSDLTCVVSDEVHLIDDRNRGPTLEVTLAKLRQLNPNLQTVALSATVGNADEIAAWLDAELVDRDWRPIDLKMGVHYGNALNFDDGSTREVPVEGSERQEAALVRDILQEGGSSLVFVNSRRNAEAAADRLGGVAKTGLTADERTALDEIAEQIRDDSDTETSTDLANCVERGAAFHHAGLSSTQRSLVEDAFRDRLLKVISATPTLAAGVNTPARRVIVRDWRRFDPTAGGMTPLDVLEIHQMMGRAGRPGLDPYGEAVLVAKNHDESEELFDRYVWGDPEPVQSKLAAEPALRTHVLATIASGFAHTREGLLEFLEATLYASQSSESGRLEAVTDDVLAYLERNDFIERSGGSTGDDGGAFTSAAALAEQRGEDETLEATNLGHTVSRLYLDPMSAAEIVYGLEDADERPTALGLYQLISRTPDMYELYLRSGEDETFGELYYEREAELLGDAPSEFEEERFEDWLAALKTGKLLEDWATEDDEERITDRYAVGPGDLRGKVDTAEWLLGAAESLAREIDSEWTVAVREARARVEHGVGEELLELVSVGGVGRKRARRLYDAGIEEPADLRTADKGVVVSVLKGKKTAESILENAGREDPSMDGVEPASEEAAVDSTGESDEDENTAEAARTDAADADGSQSSLGDF; this comes from the coding sequence ATGAACGTCGAGGAGCTGTCGGGGCTCCCGCCTGGGGCAATCGAGCACTTCCGACAGGAGGGCATCGAGGAGCTTTACCCGCCACAGACAGCCGCCGTCGAGTCCGGTGCGACGGCGGGTGAGAACCTCGTCGCTGCGGTCCCGACCGCAAGCGGGAAGACGATGATCGCTGCCCTCTCGATGCTGTCGGCGATCGAGCGCGGCGGGAAGGCGCTCTACATCGTCCCCCTGCGGGCCCTGGCCAGCGAGAAAAAGGCCGAGTTCGAAGCCTACGAGGGGTTCGGGATCACGGTCGGCGTAACGACCGGCAACTACGAGTCGACCAGCGACTGGCTCGCCACGAAAGACATCGTCGTCGCGACCAGCGAGAAAGTCGACTCGCTCGTCCGAAACGGCGCAGACTGGCTCTCCGATCTCACCTGCGTCGTCAGCGACGAGGTCCACCTCATCGACGACCGAAATCGTGGGCCGACACTCGAGGTAACGCTGGCCAAACTCCGACAACTCAACCCGAATCTCCAGACCGTCGCGCTGTCGGCGACCGTCGGCAACGCAGACGAGATTGCAGCGTGGTTAGACGCCGAACTCGTCGATCGAGACTGGCGACCGATCGACCTCAAGATGGGCGTCCACTACGGCAACGCCCTGAACTTCGACGACGGCTCGACCCGCGAAGTCCCAGTCGAAGGCTCCGAAAGACAAGAAGCCGCGCTCGTCCGGGACATCCTCCAGGAGGGTGGCTCGTCGCTCGTGTTCGTCAACTCCCGGCGAAACGCCGAGGCCGCGGCGGATCGACTCGGTGGCGTCGCAAAGACCGGACTGACCGCCGACGAGCGGACGGCTCTCGACGAGATCGCCGAGCAGATCCGCGACGACAGCGACACCGAAACCAGCACAGACCTCGCGAACTGCGTCGAACGCGGTGCCGCGTTCCACCACGCCGGCCTCTCGAGCACCCAGCGCTCGCTCGTCGAAGACGCGTTCCGCGATCGACTGCTGAAAGTGATCTCGGCGACGCCGACGCTCGCGGCCGGCGTCAACACGCCCGCTCGCCGAGTCATCGTCCGCGACTGGCGACGGTTCGACCCGACGGCCGGCGGAATGACACCACTGGACGTCCTCGAGATCCACCAGATGATGGGGCGTGCCGGCCGGCCGGGACTCGACCCCTACGGCGAGGCCGTCCTCGTCGCGAAGAACCACGACGAGAGCGAGGAACTGTTCGATCGCTACGTCTGGGGAGATCCCGAACCAGTCCAGTCGAAACTGGCGGCCGAGCCTGCCCTGCGAACCCACGTGCTTGCCACCATCGCCTCCGGGTTCGCCCACACGCGAGAGGGACTGCTCGAGTTTCTCGAGGCGACCCTCTACGCGAGCCAATCGAGCGAGTCGGGCCGACTCGAGGCCGTCACGGACGACGTGCTGGCGTATCTCGAGCGCAACGATTTCATCGAACGCTCCGGCGGGTCGACCGGCGACGACGGTGGCGCGTTCACTTCAGCAGCAGCCCTCGCGGAGCAACGCGGCGAAGACGAAACGCTCGAAGCAACCAACCTCGGCCACACCGTCTCGCGGCTCTACCTCGATCCGATGAGCGCGGCAGAGATCGTCTACGGCCTCGAGGACGCCGACGAGCGCCCGACAGCGCTGGGGCTCTACCAGTTGATCTCGCGGACGCCGGACATGTACGAACTCTACTTGCGTTCCGGCGAGGACGAGACGTTCGGTGAACTCTACTACGAACGCGAGGCCGAATTGCTGGGCGATGCGCCCAGCGAGTTCGAGGAAGAGCGGTTCGAGGACTGGCTGGCCGCGCTGAAGACGGGCAAACTGCTCGAGGACTGGGCAACAGAGGACGACGAAGAGCGGATCACCGACCGGTACGCGGTCGGTCCCGGCGACTTGCGGGGGAAAGTCGACACCGCAGAGTGGCTGCTCGGTGCCGCCGAGTCGCTGGCTCGAGAGATCGACAGCGAGTGGACCGTCGCCGTCCGGGAGGCTCGTGCCCGCGTCGAACACGGCGTCGGCGAGGAGTTGCTCGAACTCGTCAGCGTCGGCGGCGTCGGTCGCAAGCGCGCCCGGCGGCTCTACGACGCCGGTATCGAAGAGCCGGCCGACCTCCGAACTGCGGACAAAGGCGTCGTCGTGAGTGTCCTCAAGGGGAAGAAAACAGCCGAGAGCATCCTCGAGAACGCCGGCCGGGAGGACCCCTCGATGGACGGCGTCGAGCCGGCAAGCGAGGAGGCGGCGGTCGATTCGACCGGCGAAAGCGACGAAGACGAAAACACGGCTGAGGCAGCACGAACCGACGCCGCCGACGCCGACGGCAGCCAGTCGAGTCTGGGTGATTTCTGA
- the cgi121 gene encoding KEOPS complex subunit Cgi121, translating into MELLECTLAVDDLDSFVTDLGELGDRYGTTIQAFDARYVADRRHLERAVAFADRAIERGENVARDRAVEILLYAAGRRQIDRALEMGVDDGKQDAVVLVDAENGDRDAEQDALEAVKELEAARERTPTLEGVDEDRLCAFFEITDAEREATDATLGDLVGERVALLEVEK; encoded by the coding sequence ATGGAGCTACTCGAGTGTACCCTCGCGGTCGACGACCTCGATTCGTTCGTGACCGACCTCGGCGAACTCGGCGACCGCTACGGGACGACGATCCAGGCGTTCGACGCCCGCTACGTCGCTGATCGGCGTCATCTCGAGCGTGCAGTCGCCTTTGCCGACCGCGCGATCGAGCGCGGCGAGAACGTCGCTCGCGACCGAGCGGTCGAAATCCTGTTGTACGCTGCCGGTCGCCGGCAGATCGACCGAGCGCTCGAGATGGGCGTCGACGACGGCAAACAGGACGCTGTCGTCCTCGTCGACGCCGAAAACGGCGACAGAGATGCCGAACAGGACGCCCTCGAGGCCGTCAAAGAACTCGAGGCCGCCAGGGAACGAACGCCCACGCTCGAAGGCGTAGACGAGGACCGGCTATGTGCGTTCTTCGAGATCACCGACGCCGAGCGAGAGGCGACCGACGCGACACTCGGCGACCTGGTCGGCGAACGAGTTGCCTTGCTCGAGGTCGAGAAGTAA